The Skermanella rosea sequence GTACATCTCGTCATTGCCGCCCTCGGCGTTGCCGTTGCCGTAGCCGACGGCCAGCGGGGTGCCGCGGCGCGCTCCGATCATCAGATCGTGCTCGCCGGCGAAGATCAGTGCGAGGCTGAAGGCACCCTCCAGGCGCTTCAAGGCTTCCGCCGTCGCCTCCACCGGCCGCAGGCCCTGGTCGAGATAGGACGTCACGAGATGGACGATCACCTCGGTGTCGGTCTGGGTCTCGAAGACGTAGCCGCGGCCTTCCAGCCCGGCCTTCAGGTCCTGGTAATTCTCGATGATGCCGTTGTGGACGACCGCCACCTTGCGGGTGGCGTGGGGATGGGCGTTGGTCTCGGTCGGGCCGCCGTGGGTGGCCCAGCGGGTGTGGCCGATGCCGATGGTTCCGGACAGGGGCTGCTCCTGCACGCGCCTGTCCAGGTTGACCAGCTTGCCCTCGGCCCGGCGCCGGTCGATCCGGCCATTGACCAGCGTCGCCACGCCGGCGCTGTCATAGCCGCGATATTCCAGCCGGCGTAGCCCCTCGATCAGCAGGGGGGCCACTTCGTTCTTGCCGATGATGCCGATAATCCCGCACATGTTCTCTTCGCTCAGCTTTCACACGTCGATTCCGCACTGCACCTTACTGCCATACGGAGGTGCGGCAACCCAAGTAAACTTATGTTTCACCATGTTGCGCAGGTGTTCCGTCCCGGCGCGTGCGGCTTATGACTTGACGATCACGGGAACCGGCGCTGAAGTGCGCCCGTTACCCCAAACTGTAACCATTGCATGCAGGACGACGATGCCGCCCAGAGTGAACCCGCTGAAGCTCAACCCGCTCCAGCTCAAGACCTTGACCCTGCTGCAGGAGTTGGGCCGGCTGATCGGCACGCCCGCACCCGACGAGGGGGAGGGCGCCCTTCTGGTCAACCAGTTCCCCCATGCGCACGGCAACCATTTCCATATGGGCGACGCCGTCGTCTCGACCGCCGACGCCAACGGCCTGAGCAACCCGGCGGTCTGGGTGGCGCTGGAGCGCAAGGGGTTGATCAAGTCCCGGTTCCCCCATGCCGCCGTCATCACCCTCGAAGGCATGGGGTACGATACCGGCCTGAGCGACAAGATCCTTCACCGCTCGGACCACTGAACGCAGGGACCCGGGGAGGGCCGAGGCGTCAGGCGACCACCGGCTCGACCCCGCGGGCCAGCGCCAGCAGCCGGCGGTCGTGGCCGCGCCTGCCGACCAGCATGGCGCCGACCGCCAGCCCGCCGGAAGCGCAGGGCAGGGTGACCGAAGGGCGGTCCAGGAAATTGAACAGCGACGGGTTGCGCAGGACCATCATGTTCAGGCGCGTATAGTCCGCGTCGTCGGCCAACTCGTCGAACCGGGGCGCCACGACCGGGACGGTCGGCATCAGCAGGGCGTCGAAGTCCCGGGTCTGCTCCGCCGCCTCGGCCATGATCGCGTCGCGCGCCTCCAGCAACCCGATGTAATCGACCGCGCTCATCTGCGAGCCGCGCAGGATGCGCGACGCCACGCGGGGGTCGTAATCCGCACCGCGGGCTTCGATCAGGTCCTTGTGCCAAGCCAGCGCCTCGGAGGTGACGAAACCGCCCTTGGCGTTGACGGCGGGGATGCGGGCGAGCGCCGGCACCGACAGGTCGGTGATCCGGGCGCCGGCCCGGGACAGGCGGGAGAGCGCCTCGGTGAAGGCGGCGGCGACGGTGGCGTCCAAACCGTCCAGAACGATCTCCCGCGGGACCGCAAGGCGCAGGCCCGCGACCGGGGCGGCATCAGGCACGGCGGGGGACTCCCCGGCCAGCACGGCGTCGAGCAGGGCGCAGCAGGCGACCGAGCGGGCGAGAGGGCCGACGGTGTCCAGCGTCCGGGACAGCGGCAGCGCGCCGGTTCGGGGCACCCGGGCCTGGGTCGGCTTGAAACCGGCCAGCCCGCAGAAGGCCGCGGGGATGCGGACGGAGCCGCCGGTGTCGGAGCCGATCGCGGCAACGGCCATGCCGTCGGCCACCGACACGGCGGCCCCCGACGACGAGCCGCCGGGAATGCGGTCGCGGTCGCGCGGGTTGCCGGGAGTGCCGTAGTGCGGGTTGACGCCCAGGCCGGAGAACGCGAACTCCGTCATGTTGGTTCGGCCGACGATCACCGCTCCCGCCGCCCGCAGCCGGGCCACCACCGGCGCGTCGGCGATGGCCGGGGTCGCGTCCTTCAGCACGGCCGAGCCGGCGGTGGTGACCTGGCCCGCGATGTCGAACAGGTCCTTGACGGAGATCGGCAACCCTGCGAGCGGCGACGGAACGATCCCGGCGGTGCGCAGCCGGTCCGACGCTTCGGCCTGCGCCAGCGCCGCAGCGCGGTTGACCGCGATGTCGGCCAGGATGAAGGCGCGCGCGCCCTCGCCGGCCGGATCGGCGATCCGGTCGAACGCCGCCTCCGTCAGTTCGAGGCTGGTGGTGCGGCCGGCGGCGAGGTCGGCCGCCAGGGAGGCGATCGTCTGGGCTGTAGGCATTCGGGAACTCTCTCCAGGTGACGTCGTGTGGCTTGGCGATGATACAGGTCCGTGCAGGGTCGATCA is a genomic window containing:
- a CDS encoding amidase; the encoded protein is MPTAQTIASLAADLAAGRTTSLELTEAAFDRIADPAGEGARAFILADIAVNRAAALAQAEASDRLRTAGIVPSPLAGLPISVKDLFDIAGQVTTAGSAVLKDATPAIADAPVVARLRAAGAVIVGRTNMTEFAFSGLGVNPHYGTPGNPRDRDRIPGGSSSGAAVSVADGMAVAAIGSDTGGSVRIPAAFCGLAGFKPTQARVPRTGALPLSRTLDTVGPLARSVACCALLDAVLAGESPAVPDAAPVAGLRLAVPREIVLDGLDATVAAAFTEALSRLSRAGARITDLSVPALARIPAVNAKGGFVTSEALAWHKDLIEARGADYDPRVASRILRGSQMSAVDYIGLLEARDAIMAEAAEQTRDFDALLMPTVPVVAPRFDELADDADYTRLNMMVLRNPSLFNFLDRPSVTLPCASGGLAVGAMLVGRRGHDRRLLALARGVEPVVA